The Nitrospira sp. sequence CGTCCAACATTCGTTCGAACGTATGCAGCGTCGCACGCATCCGCTCAACCATGAGCAACCGTTGCTTTTGCAGCATGGATAGGTCGCGTTGCGTATTCCCCAGCTCGGCTCGTGCTTGTCGGAACAGCTCGCTCGCCTTCAATTCCGCTTCTTTCACGATCAATTCGGCGTCCCGCTGAGCACTTCGCTTGACGTCATCAGCCAGCGACTGAGCGGAGACCAATGTGTTGGACAGCGTCGCCTCGGTCCGTTTCAGGTCCGATACCTGTTGCTCGAGCGACACAATCCGGTCACGCAATGTCATATTATCGCGGTTTAGGGACTCGACCGTTTGCGCGATCTCCTCC is a genomic window containing:
- a CDS encoding DivIVA domain-containing protein, yielding MKITPLDIQQMVFQVKLRGYDREEVNRFLEEIAQTVESLNRDNMTLRDRIVSLEQQVSDLKRTEATLSNTLVSAQSLADDVKRSAQRDAELIVKEAELKASELFRQARAELGNTQRDLSMLQKQRLLMVERMRATLHTFERMLDVEASEAYQDHSAMQEEKMEGESSPTR